Proteins from a single region of Hydra vulgaris chromosome 12, alternate assembly HydraT2T_AEP:
- the LOC105845888 gene encoding uncharacterized protein LOC105845888, whose translation MKLLNQKVFVLLSTCVAIYIFYHTAISKFFAYFEKVNFKEFYGFTKGNIFNFYSEIYGLNKETINNSTCFNKASLIFNTRPLCSNLKLYSSNVLSYAYYQSARNKTYRNYITDVINEVKSSKLYQNWSVRIYHNVNDMYNHIYDEYENLFFCDVRKTPYLGDLSNIDGMMWRFLPVGDLTVDVVCSRDLDSPILEREEDAVSYWLKSDKMSHVMRDHLMHTSSIMGGLWCIKPFKNRLLAERLFALALSKSSRRNSKITPPYGSDQHTLNQYIWPLIKNDIMIHDSYRCNGIAIPFPTKRNQSHLFVGCPRPCKIKKIQTCPVKCRKEKDWLYC comes from the exons ATGAAATTACTTAACCAGAAAGTATTTGTGCTACTATCAACTTGTGTAGCTATATACATTTTCTATCATACTgctatttcaaagttttttgcttatttcgaaaaagtaaattttaaagaattttatggttttacaaaaggaaacatttttaatttttactcgGAAATTTATGGCCTAAATAAAGAGACAATCAACAACTCCACTTGTTTCAACAAAGCTTCATTGATATTTAACACCCGACCACTGTGTAGCAACCTCAAATTATATAGCTCAAATGTGTTATCGTATGCCTATTACCAAAGTGCTCGAAACAAAACTTACAGAAATTACATTACTGACGTTATTAACGAGGTCAAAAGTAGTAAACTTTACCAAAATTGGAGTGTAAGGATATATCATAATGTAAATGATATGTATAATCATATATATGATGAGTACGAgaacttatttttttgtgatgtGAGAAAAACTCCATATTTAGGAGATTTATCTAACATAGATGGAATGATGTGGCGTTTCCTACCAGTTGGTGATTTAACAGTTGATGTTGTTTGTTCGAGGGATTTAGATTCTCCTATATTAGAAAGAGAAGAAGATGCAGTCAGTTATTGgttaaaaa gtGATAAAATGTCACACGTCATGCGCGATCATTTAATGCATACTTCATCAATAATGGGCGGCTTGTGGTGCATAAAACCTTTTAAGAATAGATTATTAGCTGAAAGACTATTTGCTTTAGCTCTTTCTAAGTCCTCAAGAAGGAATTCTAAAATAACACCACCGTATGGAAGCGATCAACATACATTGAACCAGTATATATGGCCtcttataaaaaatgacattatgATTCATGATTCTTACAGGTGCAATGGTATTGCAATTCCTTTTCCAACAAAACGAAATCAAAGTCATTTGTTTGTTGGGTGTCCACGTccttgcaaaataaaaaaaatacaaacatgtcCTGTTAAATGCCGTAAAGAAAAAGATTGGTTGTACTGTTGA